In Papaver somniferum cultivar HN1 chromosome 1, ASM357369v1, whole genome shotgun sequence, a genomic segment contains:
- the LOC113279338 gene encoding pentatricopeptide repeat-containing protein At4g32450, mitochondrial-like — translation MKRKTSKIISLIPKYTNSQPNLDSVYNNFVNKVKTFRTVAAERIDYQTQPTNNNSYGSEGEGDFQQTTGAGFHTPNPYRGNPNDSNQLQNNDGLYQNELHKNPNSSYFQDNYYRNFQHNPSGYHHQVRNINPNEVNPIELQHSAIANVCYKNDLRGFEQNLNAHYRGNSAPHGPNESSYGEHLQKPGGYHQPVSNVNDGHIQQNSNGYTKETNVWGFLQKQNGLHSEMNNVHSLSVVSSVESESEVQCNGTLEEMDGFCNEGDVKEAMRVMNLLYQQGIEIGLLRYRELMKVIGEVVAKEEAKLIHNHLMKTKFSSETILQNKVLEMYLKCGLVSDAHDLFGKIPSRNLTSWDTMIVGLAKNGYGEDAIDVFTEFKEAGGRPDGQMFLGVFYACSTLCDIDEGMLHFESMSKVFGIAPSMDHYVGVVKMLGSTGYLEEAFEFIENMPVEPNIDVWETLMNLCIIHGNLETGDLCADIVALLDPSRLNVESKAGLVAVNPSDYVIAAKKKKYLGQKPLGLHNKVLQYRAGDTFHADDKIYAHLNMLSAHIKECGYVPELRCALHDVDDESKATGLLAHSEKLACVANLLSTSARSPMRILKNLRVCVDCHNALKIISKLVGRLIIARDAKRWHHFEKGACSCNDFW, via the coding sequence ATGAAAAGAAAAACATCTAAAATTATCAGTTTAATACCTAAGTACACAAACTCTCAACCAAATCTCGATTCAGTTTACAATAATTTCGTAAATAAAGTTAAGACCTTTAGAACTGTTGCTGCTGAAAGAATTGATTATCAAACTCAACCAACTAATAACAATTCATATGGTTCAGAGGGAGAAGGGGATTTTCAGCAGACTACAGGTGCTGGGTTTCATACACCAAATCCTTACAGAGGTAATCCTAATGATAGTAACCAACTTCAGAATAATGATGGGTTGTATCAAAATGAGTTGCACAAGAACCCCAATTCTTCATATTTCCAAGATAATTACTATAGGAATTTTCAACACAACCCGAGTGGGTATCATCATCAGGTACGGAACATAAATCCTAATGAGGTCAATCCAATCGAGTTGCAGCATAGTGCTATTGCTAATGTATGTTACAAGAATGATTTGAGAGGTTTTGAACAGAATTTAAATGCACATTATAGAGGAAATTCTGCTCCACACGGTCCAAATGAGTCTTCCTATGGAGAACATCTGCAGAAACCTGGTGGGTATCATCAGCCGGTTAGCAATGTTAATGATGGGCACATCCAACAGAATTCAAATGGGTATACGAAAGAAACGAATGTTTGGGGATTTCTACAGAAACAAAATGGATTGCATTCGGAGATGAATAACGTTCATTCTCTATCGGTAGTGAGTAGTGTGGAGTCTGAAAGTGAAGTGCAGTGTAATGGTACTCTTGAAGAGATGGATGGTTTCTGTAATGAGGGTGATGTGAAGGAAGCTATGAGGGTTATGAACTTGTTATATCAACAAGGTATTGAGATTGGTTTGCTCCGGTATCGTGAGTTGATGAAGGTTATTGGGGAAGTTGTTGCTAAAGAAGAGGCAAAATTGATTCATAATCATCTTATGAAGACAAAGTTCTCCTCGGAAACTATCTTACAGAATAAGGTATTAGAGATGTATTTGAAGTGTGGTTTAGTGTCTGATGCTCATGATTTGTTTGGAAAAATACCCTCAAGAAATCTGACTTCTTGGGACACCATGATAGTTGGTCTGGCAAAAAATGGATACGGAGAAGATGCAATTGATGTGTTCACCGAATTCAAGGAGGCAGGAGGAAGACCCGATGGCCAAATGTTTCTTGGGGTTTTTTATGCTTGTAGTACACTTTGTGACATTGATGAAGGAATGTTGCACTTTGAGTCAATGAGTAAAGTTTTTGGTATTGCACCCTCCATGGATCATTATGTGGGTGTTGTGAAAATGTTGGGAAGTACAGGATACTTAGAAGAGGCTTTTGAGTTCATTGAAAATATGCCAGTTGAACCAAATATTGATGTTTGGGAAACTTTGATGAATCTTTGCATAATTCATGGGAATCTGGAAACTGGGGACCTTTGTGCTGATATCGTTGCTCTCTTAGACCCCTCACGGCTAAATGTTGAATCGAAGGCCGGTCTTGTGGCAGTGAACCCCTCTGATTATGTAATAGCTGCGAAGAAAAAAAAGTATCTAGGCCAGAAACCTTTAGGATTACATAATAAGGTTCTCCAATATAGGGCAGGGGATACATTCCACGCTGATGACAAAATATATGCCCATTTGAATATGCTGAGTGCACATATTAAAGAGTGTGGTTATGTACCTGAGCTTAGATGCGCATTGCATGATGTGGATGATGAAAGTAAAGCCACAGGACTTCTCGCACATAGTGAAAAATTGGCTTGTGTTGCTAATCTCTTAAGTACCTCTGCTCGCAGCCCAATGCGAATATTGAAGAATCTTAGAGTCTGTGTGGATTGCCATAACGCATTGAAGATTATCTCAAAGCTTGTTGGAAGGCTTATCATCGCTCGCGATGCCAAACGGTGGCACCATTTTGAAAAAGGGGCGTGTTCCTGCAACGACTTTTGGTGA
- the LOC113279344 gene encoding pentatricopeptide repeat-containing protein At2g25580-like, with the protein MYLKCGLMSDAHELFGKIPARNLTTWDTMIVGLAENGYGEDAIHVFTEFKEAGGRPNGQMFLGVIYACSTLFDVNEGLLHFESMSKAFGTAPSMDHYVGVAKMLASSGHLDEAFEFIEDMPVEPSIDVWETLMNLCRIHGNLETGDLCANIVALLDPSRLNVESKAGFVPVNPSDMQNKVSGQTPLRLQNRIQQFKAGDTSHSDSDKVYAHLKTLSAHMKESGYIPVLRYAMHDVDDESKIACVYFSHTVKYWLVFLIS; encoded by the coding sequence ATGTACTTGAAATGTGGTTTAATGTCTGATGCTCATGAATTGTTTGGAAAAATACCTGCTCGAAATCTGACTACTTGGGACACCATGATAGTTGGTCTGGCAGAAAATGGATACGGAGAAGACGCAATCCACGTGTTCACTGAATTCAAGGAGGCAGGAGGAAGACCCAATGGCCAAATGTTTCTTGGGGTTATTTATGCTTGTAGTACCCTTTTTGACGTTAATGAAGGATTGTTGCACTTTGAGTCGATGAGTAAGGCTTTTGGTACTGCACCCTCCATGGATCATTATGTGGGTGTTGCGAAAATGTTGGCAAGTTCAGGACACTTGGATGAGGCTTTTGAGTTCATTGAAGATATGCCAGTTGAACCAAGTATTGATGTTTGGGAAACTTTGATGAATCTTTGCAGAATTCATGGGAATTTGGAAACTGGGGACCTTTGTGCTAATATCGTTGCTCTCTTAGACCCCTCACGGCTAAATGTTGAATCAAAGGCTGGTTTTGTGCCAGTAAACCCCTCtgatatgcaaaataaggttTCAGGTCAGACACCATTAAGATTACAAAATAGGATTCAACAGTTTAAGGCAGGGGATACATCCCACTCCGATAGTGACAAAGTTTATGCCCATCTGAAGACGCTGAGTGCACATATGAAAGAGTCTGGTTATATACCTGTGCTTAGATACGCAATgcatgatgttgatgatgaaagTAAAATTGCTTGTGTTTACTTCTCGCACACAGTGAAATACTGGCTTGTGTTTCTGATATCTTAA